In Camelina sativa cultivar DH55 chromosome 17, Cs, whole genome shotgun sequence, the genomic stretch TCATATGAAATGGTGCATTCTAGCCTCAGCGGAGGAATCATTCTTGAGGCAAAAATCCAGAATCTGTTGGCTGGAAAATGGTGACAAGAACTCGAAGTTCTTTCATAGAGTTGTGTTGTCTCGTCAAGCACAGAACCACATTCTTTTCTTGCTAGATGACAACCATCAGGTGGTGGAGTCGAAGCTTGGGATACAACAACTTGCGGTGGATTTCTACAAAACCCTCCTAGGAAGCAAAGGGCCTGTCCAATCTCCATCTATTGATGCGATTGAAGACATTATAAGTCAACGATGCTCTGCCTCTGCGATACAGATTCTCTCTAGACCATTTACTCCAGAGGAAATAAAAACAGGTTTCTTCTCCTTACCAAGAAATAAAGCGCCGGGGCCAAATGGCTACAGTGCATAATTTTTTGCTACAGTGCATAATTTTTTACTGCGCACTGGGACACAGTAGGAGCTGACATGATAGCAGCGGTTATGGAGTTCTATCATTCAGGACAGATTCTCAAGAAATGGAACGCCACACTGCTAACTCTGATACCTAAATCGCCAAGTGCCTCCAAAATGACGGAGTTTAGACCTATTGCCTGCTGCAACTCTATCTACAAGGTGCTGTCGAAGCTTCTTGCAAATCGACTCAAGAAAGTGCTACCAGATCTCATCTCCAACACTTAATCGGCTTTCATTCCGGGTAGACTTCTCGTCGAGAATCTGTTATAGGCAACAGAGCTAGTGCAGGGCTATAATCAAAAGAATATCTCGGAGAGAGGCATGCTAAAGGTGGATTTAAAGAAGGCTTTTGACTCAGTTAACTGGGATTTCATTATCTGCATCCTCAAGGTGATGGGATTTCCTCAGCATTTCGTTCAGCTCATAACCAAATGCATTACTACGACATCTTTCTCTGTCTCCATAAACGGAAAAAGTTGTGGCTTTATCAAGGGAGCCAAGGGTTTGCGACAAGGAGACTCAATATCCCCTTATCTATTCACTCTTGCAATGGAGGTTCTAACTCAGATGCTGAGCAAACAATACAACTTTACTTCCTCAGGTAACTCACTTGGCATTCGCTGATGacataatgatatttttttatggcAAGAGGGCTTCACTTCAGAACATCACAAAAGTGCTCCAGGATTTCTCAGTTTTGTCTGGTCTGTCCATGAACAAAGACAAAACGGATTTATACTTGGCAGGAGTGAACCAGGATGAAACCTTACGCATTGGCACGCTTGGTTTCAACCTCGGTTCACTCCCTATCCGCTATCTTGGTCTTCCATTGATGCATCGGAAGCTGCAAATATGTGACTACAGTCCTCTGTTGGACAAGATATCAGCTAAGTTTTCCTCTTGGTCAGCTCATGCCCTATCTTATGCGGGGAGAAAAGCTTTGATCACCTCGGTTATTTATGGCGTGGTAAACTTCTGGGCATCAGCTTTCATACTGCCAAAAGGATGCATCAAGAGCATTGAAAGTATGTGTTCCAGATTTCTTTGGTGCGGTGATATAACCAAGAAACCAGCTGCTAAAGTTGCTTGGCAGGATTTGTGCCTGCCGCTTGAGGAAGGAGGCCTTGGTTTTAGATGCTTTGCTCGGTGGAACAAAACTCTCTGTCTTAAGCTTATCTGGAGAATGTTAACTGCCAGGGATTCCCTATGGGCGGATTGGATGAGGAATAACAAGATAAAAGATGGGGTTTTCTGGCAAATTGATGAGAAGAAGCAAACGTCTTGGACCTGGAAAACTCTATTGCATCTACGACCCCTTGCTTTGCAATTCCTACGATGTCAAGTGGGAAATGGCAGGAAGGTAAGTTTTTGGTCTGATTGGTGGTCTCCCTTTGGTCCCCTGCTAGACTTTATGGGAGCTACTGGACCATCGCAGACTGGCATTCCTCTTCAAAAAACTGTGGCGGATGCATGCACTCCCGAGGGGTGGCTCTTACGTCATGCAAGATCTCCACAAGCTGAACTTCTACAAACTTACCTGACAACAGTGCCTCTACCTTCACTAAGCTGTGAGCCGGATCGCTATACCTGGAAAACTGACACTGTGGAGCTGGATCAATTTAGCACAAAGAAGACTTGGGACATCCTGAGACAAAAACATAACCCACGGAGCTGGTCAAGACAAGTGTGGTTCAAAGGGGCTATTCCAAGACACGCATTCATGATGTGGCTGATGCACCTAGACAGATTACCCACCCAAACAAGACTTGCCTCTTAGGGAATGGAAGTAGACACAAACTGTTGCCTCTGCGGACTGCAACCGGAAAACAGAGAACATTTATTTTTGCAATGCAGCTTGGGTGAGGATCTATGGCTTCAGGTAACGAGGAGACTGGGTTATAGGCCGTTTGTCTTTCACACCTGGACTGCTCTTTCAACATGGTTAGATATTCAGGACTCCACTACCACGACAACTCTCAAACGTCTGGTGGCTCAAGCGGTTCTTTACTCTATCTGGACTGAGAGGAATGCTTGCCTCCACAACAACACAGCAACACCCGCGCATATCCTCTTCAAGCAACTGGACAGGTTAATTCGAGATGCTATCCTTGCAAAGAAGCTTCGAAAGAATTTTA encodes the following:
- the LOC104759967 gene encoding uncharacterized protein LOC104759967, which codes for MRDLKHCLINSRLSDLPFCGNAFTWSNKHAIDPISKKLDRTLINDEWMVAFPNSLGVFGEPGFSDHSPSCVFLDTGKLKIHKPFKFLTLLNDNEEFGPLIKLWWQALTFDCSKMLLVSKKLKALKRVIKDFSHDNYSDLEKRTSEAFENLQTCQQTLLASPSALSSQLEKEAHMKWCILASAEESFLRQKSRICWLENGDKNSKFFHRVVLSRQAQNHILFLLDDNHQVVESKLGIQQLAVDFYKTLLGSKGPVQSPSIDAIEDIISQRCSASAIQILSRPFTPEEIKTVGADMIAAVMEFYHSGQILKKWNATLLTLIPKSPSASKMTEFRPIACCNSIYKATELVQGYNQKNISERGMLKVDLKKAFDSVNWDFIICILKVMGFPQHFVQLITKCITTTSFSVSINGKSCGFIKGAKGLRQGDSISPYLFTLAMERASLQNITKVLQDFSVLSGLSMNKDKTDLYLAGVNQDETLRIGTLGFNLGSLPIRYLGLPLMHRKLQICDYSPLLDKISAKFSSWSAHALSYAGRKALITSVIYGVVNFWASAFILPKGCIKSIESMCSRFLWCGDITKKPAAKVAWQDLCLPLEEGGLGFRCFARWNKTLCLKLIWRMLTARDSLWADWMRNNKIKDGVFWQIDEKKQTSWTWKTLLHLRPLALQFLRCQVGNGRKVSFWSDWWSPFGPLLDFMGATGPSQTGIPLQKTVADACTPEGWLLRHARSPQAELLQTYLTTVPLPSLSCEPDRYTWKTDTVELDQFSTKKTWDILRQKHNPRSWSRQVWFKGAIPRHAFMMWLMHLDRLPTQTRLAS